In the Phaseolus vulgaris cultivar G19833 chromosome 7, P. vulgaris v2.0, whole genome shotgun sequence genome, one interval contains:
- the LOC137827688 gene encoding elongator complex protein 2 codes for MQMRGGGGEVEVKRVFIGAGCNRIVNNVSWGASGFVSFGAHNAVAIFCPKSAQIVATLPGHKSVVNCTHWLPTSKFHFKAKQLEQHYLLSGDADGSIILWELSLADGKWRQVLQLPQMHKKGVTCISGIMVSQTEAMFASTSSDCTVCVWELVFPMTGSGDCKLSCLDSFSIGSKSMVALSLAELPGDDGQIVLAMGGLDNKIHLYSGGRTGKLVHACELKGHTDWIRSLDFSLPINVNGEVNNIFLVSSSQDKGIRIWKMALSCTMLNGNGVYKKGEISLSSYIEGPVLLAGSSSFQISLESLLIGHEDWVYSVMWQPPLVSSIEGDTYYQPQSILSASMDKTMMIWQPEKTSGVWMNVVTVGELSHCALGFYGGHWSPNGDSILAHGYGGSFHLWKNVGNDNWLPQKVPSGHFAPVTDISWARSGDYIITASHDQTTRIYAPWKVEASLQDGEFWHEISRPQVHGHDINCMAVIHGKGNHRFVSGADEKVARVFEAPLSFLKTLNNATLQKSCSSDDILGNVQILGANMSALGLSQKPIYVQAVHEIPERSGIDGIDTLETIPDAVPTVFTEPPIEDQLAWHTLWPESHKLYGHGNELFSLCCDHKGELVASSCKAQSAAVAEVWLWQVGSWKAVGRLQSHSLTVTQMEFSHDDNFLLTVSRDRQFSVFSITRTGSGEINYSLLARQEGHKRIIWSCSWNPHGHEFATGSRDKTVKIWAVEKDSSIRQLMTLPQFMSSVTALSWVGLHHQRDHGLLAVGMENGQIELWNLSCNRADDGCIAAPGFAAALVVRIDPFICHASAVNRLAWKKNQEDHTSMQLASCGADNCVRVFDVTI; via the exons ATGCAAATGCGTGGTGGTGGCGGTGAAGTGGAAGTGAAAAGGGTGTTTATTGGAGCGGGATGCAACAGAATAGTGAACAACGTTTCATGGGGTGCTTCTGGTTTCGTCTCTTTTGGAGCTCACAACGCCGTTGCTATTTTCTGCCCGAAG AGTGCTCAAATTGTGGCCACTCTTCCGGGGCACAAGTCAGTTGTGAATTGCACCCACTGGCTCCCAACTTCCAAGTTTCATTTTAAAG CAAAACAATTGGAGCAGCATTATTTGCTTTCTGGGGATGCAGATGGTTCTATTATTTTGTGGGAACTGTCCCTTGCTGATGGGAAG TGGAGGCAAGTGTTACAACTGCCACAAATGCACAAGAAAGGTGTTACATGCATTAGTGGAATTATGGTTTCTCAAACTGAGGCAATGTTTGCATCTACTTCTTCAGATTGCACTGTTTGTGTATGGGAACTTGTATTTCCAATGACTGGTAGCG GTGACTGTAAATTGTCGTGCCTGGATTCTTTCTCTATTGGATCTAAATCTATGGTAGCCTTATCATTAGCTGAATTGCCTGGAGATGATGGGCAAATTGTCCTTGCAATGGGAGGATTGGATAACAAAATTCATCTTTATTCTGGTGGAAGGACAGGAAAG CTTGTACATGCATGTGAGCTAAAAGGGCATACAGATTGGATCCGGAGTTTGGACTTCTCATTGCCTATAAATGTGAATGGGGAagtaaacaatatttttctGGTTAGTTCATCTCAGGATAAAGGCATACGAATTTGGAAGATGGCATTAAGCTGCACTATGTTGAATGGAAACGGTGTATACAAGAAAGGGGAAATAAGCTTATCATCCTATATAGAAGGTCCTGTACTTTTGGCTGGTTCATCTTCTTTTCAGATATCCTTAGAATCTCTTTTAATTGGACATGAGGATTGGGTATATTCAGTAATGTGGCAACCTCCTTTGGTTTCATCCATAGAAGGGGATACCTATTATCAACCTCAAAGTATCTTATCTGCATCTATGGACAAGACTATGATGATCTGGCAACCTGAAAAGACTTCTGGAGTCTGGATGAATGTGGTCACTGTTGGTGAACTTAGCCACTGTGCTCTGGGGTTCTATGGTGGTCATTGGAGCCCAAACGGAGATTCAATTTTAGCACATGGATATGGAGGATCTTTCCATCTTTGGAAAAATGTTGGTAATGATAATTGGCTGCCACAAAAGGTTCCATCTGGTCATTTTGCACCAGTGACTGATATTTCCTGGGCTAGATCTGGTGATTATATTATAACTGCCAGTCATGACCAG ACAACTAGAATTTATGCTCCATGGAAAGTTGAGGCTTCTCTCCAAGATGGAGAATTCTGGCATGAAATATCTCGTCCTCAAGTTCATGGTCATGATATAAATTGTATGGCAGTTATTCATGGGAAGGGGAATCATCGTTTTGTCAGTGGCGCTGATGAAAAAGTTGCCAGAGTATTTGAAGCCCCGTTATCATTTCTGAAGACATTAAATAATGCCACTTTGCAGAAGTCTTGTTCTTCTGATGATATCTTGGGAAATGTTCAGATTTTGGGTGCAAACATGTCAGCTCTTGGACTATCACAGAAACCTATTTATGTTCAAG CTGTACATGAGATCCCTGAGAGAAGTGGTATTGATGGTATTGACACCCTTGAAACTATTCCCGACGCCGTTCCAACTGTTTTCACTGAACCTCCAATTGAAGATCAACTGGCTTGGCATACACTTTGGCCTGAATCACACAAACTCTATGGGCATGGAAATGAGCTATTTTCTTTATGCTGCGATCATAAGGGCGAGCTAGTTGCTTCTTCATGTAAG GCCCAGTCTGCTGCTGTTGCAGAGGTATGGCTTTGGCAGGTCGGTTCATGGAAAGCAGTTGGCCGCTTGCAATCCCACAGCTTAACAGTGACACAGATGGAATTCTCACATGACGACAACTTTCTTTTAACTGTCTCGAGGGATCGCCAGTTCTCCGTTTTCTCAATCACAAGAACAG GGTCCGGTGAAATTAATTATAGTCTTCTTGCCAGGCAGGAGGGGCACAAGCGAATTATCTGGTCATGTTCATGGAATCCACACGGTCATGAATTTGCAACCGGCTCACGGGATAAGACAGTGAAAATCTGGGCCGTTGAAAAGGACTCATCCATCAGGCAGCTTATGACTTTGCCTCAATTTATGAGTAGTGTGACAGCGTTATCTTGGGTTGGTCTCCATCATCAAAGGGATCATGGACTTCTAGCTGTTGGAATGGAAAATGGGCAAATAGAATTGTGGAATCTGTCTTGTAACAGAGCAGATGATGGTTGCATAGCAGCACCAGGTTTCGCTGCTGCTCTTGTTGTACGTATAGATCCTTTTATATGCCATGCATCTGCTGTAAACCGTTTAGCGTGGAAGAAAAATCAGGAAGATCACACGAGTATGCAACTTGCTTCTTGCGGAGCTGATAATTGTGTAAGAGTGTTTGATGTAACGATTTAG
- the LOC137830118 gene encoding RAF-like serine/threonine-protein kinase PRAF, translating into MEVQPPTPSTAPPPPPPHLNYPDSVESSPRSRNTDSWDEPFAPASSKLRLMCSYGGHIVPRPHDKSLCYVGGDTRIIVAERATSLADLSTRLSKTFLNGRPFTLKYQLPNEDLDSLISVTTDEDLENMIDEYDRTAAAATSVIKPSRIRLFLFATKPDSTHSIPSQILDTSTKSDDWFLNALNGNGVPNRGFSDSASVNCLVDLDDEVAGNNLEPGSKDAGEGGAGAGVGGGASLGGSFGNGKNLKQDVHSVPDSPMLETTSSFGSTSSSPSLANLPPIRVHVVEDQKVMGIEEQFAQMGVGVGQKQQDEGFVLLSSPPPPSVPATLSAVGVPIGPPTIVVGDYLNRVVSDDERSDHGVPVGYRKPPTPQPQVQTQTQSQTQALAPQFQQKSTGGSGGVVDLPSPDSVSSDSSLANSISRQKPAVYQEQVQIQSGTTRVPSNPVDPKLNVSDPHGRIQMQQHVQDPGYLLQQQFEQHQQSHQLPQQQFEQHQQALSQQQFEQHQQALSQQQFEQHQQGLPQQQQQFIHGTHFIHHNPAISAYYPVYPSQQHQQHPQHPQLYYVHTRQPQAYNLPVQQANMGESAGNLASSRPQTPPNPATLVPQSAAYNPMRNSPMPKTEMNAYRAATAGSPQLVQVPTSQHQQQYVTYSQIHHPSQSMAPNSAPQPNYAFDYADPAHAQIYYSQPLPPTMPSQYQTMTAAAVMMQEGSAQHPSDSLKQQIRTSQPL; encoded by the exons ATGGAGGTGCAACCGCCAACCCCCTCGACTGCGCCGCCACCTCCGCCGCCACACCTCAACTACCCTGATTCGGTGGAATCCTCCCCACGCTCCCGCAACACCGACTCCTGGGATGAGCCCTTTGCGCCGGCCTCGTCCAAGCTACGTCTGATGTGCAGCTACGGCGGGCATATCGTACCGCGCCCACACGACAAGTCCCTCTGCTACGTCGGCGGCGACACGCGCATCATCGTTGCGGAACGCGCCACCTCACTCGCGGACCTCTCCACGCGCCTCTCGAAGACATTCCTGAACGGACGGCCCTTCACGCTCAAGTACCAGCTTCCTAACGAGGACCTCGATTCCCTCATCTCCGTCACCACCGACGAAGACCTGGAGAACATGATCGACGAGTACGACCGTACTGCCGCCGCCGCCACTTCCGTCATCAAACCCTCCCGCATCCGCCTATTTCTCTTCGCTACCAAACCTGATTCCACTCACTCCATTCCCTCCCAAATCCTTGACACCTCAACCAAATCGGACGACTGGTTCTTGAATGCCCTGAACGGCAACGGAGTACCTAACCGAGGCTTTTCCGACTCTGCTTCTGTTAATTGCCTGGTCGATCTCGACGACGAGGTGGCTGGGAACAACCTCGAGCCCGGTTCGAAGGACGCTGGGGAAGGTGGTGCCGGTGCTGGTGTTGGTGGTGGCGCTTCGTTGGGTGGATCTTTCGGGAACGGAAAGAATTTGAAGCAGGATGTTCACTCCGTTCCTGATTCGCCCATGCTCGAGACGACGTCGTCGTTTGGGTCCACTTCGTCGTCACCGTCGCTGGCCAATTTGCCGCCGATTAGGGTTCACGTCGTGGAGGATCAGAAGGTAATGGGGATTGAGGAGCAGTTCGCGCAGATGGGGGTTGGTGTGGGGCAAAAGCAGCAGGATGAGGGTTTTGTTTTGCTGTCTTCGCCGCCTCCTCCGTCAGTCCCGGCAACTCTCTCCGCCGTGGGTGTACCGATTGGGCCACCGACGATTGTCGTCGGGGATTATCTCAACCGGGTTGTCTCCGATGATGAGAGATCCGATCATGGGGTTCCTGTTGGGTATAGAAAGCCACCCACTCCTCAACCACAGGTACAGACACAAACACAGTCACAGACACAAGCACTTGCTCCTCAGTTTCAACAGAAGTCAACTGGTGGTAGCGGCGGTGTTGTTGATTTGCCTTCTCCTGATTCAGTTTCAAG TGATAGTAGTCTTGCGAACTCAATTTCGCGTCAGAAACCTGCTGTTTATCAAGAACAAGTTCAGATTCAATCTGGGACTACAAGGGTTCCTAGTAACCCTGTGGATCCGAAGCTTAATGTTTCTGATCCGCACGGTCGGATCCAGATGCAGCAACATGTACAGGACCCTGGATATTTGTTACAACAGCAATTTGAACAGCATCAGCAGTCCCATCAGCTGCCACAACAGCAATTTGAGCAGCACCAGCAGGCTCTGTCACAACAGCAATTCGAGCAGCACCAGCAGGCGCTTTCACAACAGCAATTCGAGCAGCACCAGCAGGGACTTCCACAACAGCAGCAACAGTTTATTCATGGCACACATTTCATCCACCATAATCCTGCAATTTCTGCGTATTATCCTGTATATCCTTCCCAGCAACATCAACAGCATCCACAGCATCCACAACTTTACTATGTTCATACGAGGCAGCCGCAGGCTTACAACCTGCCTGTGCAGCAGGCTAATATGGGTGAGTCTGCGGGAAATCTTGCTTCTAGCCGGCCTCAAACTCCACCAAATCCTGCTACATTGGTTCCACAATCTGCTGCATACAATCCCATGAGAAATTCCCCCATGCCTAAAACTGAAATGAATGCTTACAGAGCCGCAACTGCTGGCTCCCCTCAACTAGTTCAAGTTCCTACAAGCCAACATCAGCAACAGTACGTCACTTACTCACAGATTCACCATCCATCACAGTCCATGGCTCCCAATTCTGCTCCTCAGCCGAATTATGCTTTTGATTATGCCGACCCTGCTCATGCTCAAATATACTACTCTCAACCTTTGCCACCCACAATGCCTTCCCAGTACCAGACTATGACTGCTGCTGCTGTGATGATGCAGGAAGGTTCAGCTCAGCATCCCTCAGACAGTTTGAAGCAGCAGATAAGAACCTCACAGCCATTATAA
- the LOC137827689 gene encoding uncharacterized protein, translating to MLPKLLTMSISMSMSFQSDTHNALCRGFSTFSSLPRATAPFRLRAFSNAVADKPSVCTADELHYVSLSNSDWKLALWRYNPSPLVPPRNHPLLLLSGVGTNAIGYDLSPESSFARHMSSQGFETWILEVRGAGLSLQGSNSKYIEQSANAMSEKMEAASEIATATNGAMASNKELNNISCAVSEPQISVLNGVETENVAIQGDLTRLATVWDESKSVARLTETFMFLSERVSGFLSESQSRVMFSKFLDQISKLLVDSPLYEQFNEVRGKLSTLFETKQNSGITSQITDLSKKLVNIIEEGQQSVSPPLFDLQTRFTSTIEDFQKQLDLIVKYDWDFDNYLEEDVPAAIEYIVKQSMPKDGKLLAIGHSMGGILLYSLLSRFGSEGKEPNLAAVVTLASSLDYTSSKSTLKLLLPLADPAQALNVPVVPLGAMLAAAYPLSWLNTLISAEDMMDPDLLKRLVLNNFCTIPAKLILQLTTAFRERGLCNRNGTFFYKDHLHKSNTPILAIAGDRDLICPPEAVEETVKVIPEHLVTYEVFGEPGGPHYAHYDLVGGRLAVEQVYPSIIEFLSCHDK from the exons ATGTTACCCAAATTGTTAACCATGTCGATATCCATGTCCATGTCCTTCCAATCTGACACGCACAATGCTCTCTGCAGAGGCTTTTCCACCTTCAGCTCCCTCCCACGCGCCACCGCGCCCTTCCGCCTCAGGGCTTTCTCCAACGCCGTCGCCGATAAGCCCTCCGTTTGCACCGCTGACGAACTCCATTATGTCTCCCTCTCCAATTCCGATTGGAAACTCGCTCTCTGGCGCTACAACCCTTCGCCCCTC GTACCTCCGAGGAATCATCCTCTGTTGCTCTTGTCCGGCGTGGGAACTAACGCCATTGGATATGACCTTTCACCTGAG TCATCATTTGCACGTCACATGTCTAGTCAGGGATTTGAAACTTGGATTCTTGAAGTACGAGGAGCTGGGTTGAGTCTTCAGGGTTCAAATTCTAAATATATTGAACAATCTGCTAATGCAATGTCTGAGAAGATGGAAGCTGCTTCAGAAATTGCTACAGCTACCAATGGAGCCATGGCTtcaaataaagaattaaataacaTCTCTTGCGCAGTATCTGAACCACAGATTTCTGTCTTAAACGGGGTAGAAACTGAGAATGTGGCCATCCAAGGTGACCTAACTAGGTTGGCTACTGTTTGGGACGAATCAAAGTCGGTGGCAAGGTTGACCGAGACTTTTATGTTTTTGTCAGAAAGGGTCTCTGGATTTCTGAGTGAAAGTCAATCAAGGGTGATGTTTTCCAAATTTCTAGATCAGATTTCAAAACTTTTGGTGGATTCTCCATTATACGAACAATTCAATGAGGTAAGGGGAAAGCTTTCAACTTTGtttgaaacaaagcaaaactCTGGTATTACTAGTCAAATAACTGATCTGAGTAAAAAACTAGTAAATATTATTGAGGAAGGTCAGCAATCTGTTTCTCCTCCATTATTTGATCTACAAACTCGCTTTACTTCTACAATAGAAGATTTTCAGAAGCAACTTGACTTAATTGTGAAGTATGATTGGGACTTCGATAATTACTTGGAAGAAGATGTTCCTGCAGCG ATAGAATACATTGTGAAACAAAGCATGCCTAAAGATGGAAAATTGCTTGCAATTGGACACTCCATGGGTGGTATCTTGCTTTACTCCTTGCTGTCACGGTTTG GTTCGGAAGGAAAAGAACCAAATTTGGCTGCAGTGGTCACACTGGCATCATCTCTGGACTACACATCATCCAAATCAACTCTTAAGTTACTCTTACCCTTA GCAGATCCTGCGCAGGCCCTGAATGTCCCTGTTGTTCCTTTGGGGGCAATGTTGGCTGCAGCTTATCCTCTGTCATGGTTAAATACTTTGATTTCAGCTGAGGACATGATGGATCCAGATTTATTAAAAAGGCTTGTTTTGAATAACTTCT GCACCATACCCGCAAAACTTATCTTGCAACTCACTACAGCATTTCGAGAACGTGGTTTATGCAACAGGAATGGGACCTTTTTTTATAAGGACCATCTACACAAAAGCAATACCCCTATCTTAGCTATTGCTGGAGATCGGGATCTGATTTGCCCACCTGAAGCTGTGGAAG AAACCGTTAAGGTAATTCCCGAGCACTTGGTTACCTATGAAGTTTTTGGAGAACCTGGAGGCCCACACTATGCTCATTATGATTTAGTTGGAGGAAGGCTG GCGGTGGAGCAGGTGTATCCCAGTATAATTGAATTTCTTAGCTGTCACGACAAGTGA
- the LOC137829799 gene encoding auxin-responsive protein IAA32 — translation MSTNATHTTLTSYTCVEELKLFQFPMDSNTSSFLLNSSTLHSVFYQDKQDDGIIDLGLSLGTVQHEAYQSSSNLYDDDLMDWPQSNLNLKNSSTMHGRPVHENFDEEIEGVQSNERWAYVKVNMDGVTIGRKICVLDHGGYSSLALQLEDMFGNQSVSGLRLFQSRSDYSLFYKDRQDNWRPVGDVPWKEFIECVKRLRIARKNAAGIVS, via the exons ATGTCTACAAATGCAACTCACACTACCTTAACCAGCTATACCTGCGTTGAAGAGTTAAAACTATTTCAGTTCCCAATGGATTCAAACACATCAAGCTTTCTTTTGAACTCTTCAACTTTGCACTCAGTTTTCTACCAAGATAAACAAGATGACGGCATAATTGATCTGGGTCTCAGTCTCGGAACAGTTCAGCATGAAGCTTACCAATCTTCTAGCAACT TGTATGATGATGACCTTATGGACTGGCCTCAATCTAATTTGAACCTCAAGAACTCAAGCACAATGCATGGTAGACCTGTTCACGAAAATTTTGATGAAGAGATAGAGGGGGTGCAGAGCAATGAGAGATGGGCTTATGTGAAGGTTAACATGGATGGAGTTACCATTGGTAGGAAAATTTGTGTGCTTGATCACGGTGGATACTCAAGCTTAGCACTTCAATTAGAAGACATGTTTG GAAACCAATCCGTTTCTGGATTACGATTGTTCCAATCCAGATCAGACTACTCATTGTTCTACAAGGACAGACAAGATAATTGGAGACCTGTCGGTGATGTCCCTTGGAA GGAATTTATAGAATGTGTGAAGAGGTTGAGGATTGCAAGAAAGAATGCAGCAGGCATTGTTTCTTGA
- the LOC137828140 gene encoding receptor protein kinase-like protein ZAR1: protein MFPFVLLFYFFLLCCNSIAPLVHSLNAEGSVLLTLKQSLTDPQGSMSNWNFSDENPCSWNGITCKDQNVVAISIPKRKLYGSLPSSLGSLSQLRHVNFRNNKLFGNLPAQLFQAQGLQSLVLYGNSFSGSVSSEIQNLRYLQTLDLSQNFFNGSLPAAIVQCKRLKALVLSQNNFTGPLPDGLGTGLFSLERLDLSFNHFNGSIPSDLGNLSSLQGTVDLSHNHFTGSIPASLGNLPEKVYIDLTFNNLNGPIPQNGALMNRGPTAFIGNPGLCGPPLKNSCGSDTPSASSPSSFPFIPSNYPAEGTGNGSMGSGKNKGLSKGAVVSIVVGDIIGICLLGLLFSFCYSRVCGFNQDLDEDGVNKGSKGRKECFCFRKDESEALSDNNVEQYDLVPLDSHVTFDLDELLKASAFVLGKSGIGIMYKVVLEDGLALAVRRLGEGGSQRFKEFQTEVEAIGKLRHPNIATLRAYYWSVDEKLLIYDYISNGSLDTAIHGKAGLLTFAPFSWSYRLKIMKGTARGLVYLHEFSPKKYVHGDLKPSNILLGHDMEPHISDFGVGRLANIAGGSPTLQSNRVAAEKQHGRQKSISTEVTTNVLGNGYMAPEALKVVKPSQKWDVYSYGVILLEMITGKSSIVQVGNSEMDLVQWIQFCIEEKKPLLEVLDPYLAEDADKEEEIIGVLKIAMACVHSSPEKRPTMRHVLDALDRLTISSD from the exons ATGTTCccttttgttttgttgttttactttttccTTCTTTGCTGCAACTCTATTGCACCCTTGGTGCATTCTCTGAATGCTGAAGGCTCTGTACTTTTGACACTGAAGCAGTCGCTCACAGACCCACAAGGGTCCATGAGTAACTGGAATTTCTCTGATGAAAACCCTTGTTCATGGAATGGGATCACTTGCAAGGACCAAAATGTTGTGGCCATCAGCATCCCGAAGAGGAAACTCTACGGCTCTCTCCCTTCTTCACTGGGATCTCTCTCCCAGCTCCGCCATGTCAACTTCAGGAACAACAAGCTTTTTGGAAACTTGCCTGCACAGCTCTTTCAAGCTCAGGGACTGCAAAGCTTAGTGCTTTATGGCAATTCATTTTCTGGGTCTGTGTCTAGTGAGATTCAGAATCTCAGGTACCTTCAAACTCTAGATTTATCACAAAATTTCTTTAATGGGTCATTGCCTGCTGCAATTGTCCAGTGCAAGAGACTCAAGGCCCTTGTTCTCAGTCAGAACAATTTCACTGGCCCCTTACCAGATGGGCTTGGTACTGGTTTGTTTTCTCTGGAAAGACTAGACCTTTCTTTCAATCACTTCAATGGGTCAATTCCCAGTGATTTGGGAAATCTGTCAAGCCTGCAAGGAACTGTTGACTTGTCTCATAATCATTTTACTGGTTCAATTCCAGCTAGCCTTGGTAATCTGCCTGAGAAGGTTTACATTGATCTTACTTTCAACAATTTAAATGGTCCAATTCCTCAAAATGGTGCTTTGATGAACAGAGGACCAACTGCCTTTATTGGCAATCCTGGTCTATGTGGTCCTCCTCTGAAGAATTCATGTGGTTCTGATACTCCATCTGCGAGTTCACCTTCCTCGTTTCCATTTATTCCAAGTAACTACCCAGCTGAGGGTACTGGTAATGGTTCCATGGGAAGTGGGAAAAATAAAGGGCTAAGTAAGGGAGCTGTGGTTAGCATTGTTGTGGGTGATATAATTGGAATTTGCCTCTTAGGTTTGCTGTTCTCTTTTTGCTACTCAAGGGTTTGTGGTTTTAACCAGGATCTTGATGAAGATGGAGTTAACAAGGGAAGCAAAGGGAGGAAAGAGTGTTTCTGCTTCAGAAAGGATGAATCCGAGGCCCTGTCGGATAATAATGTTGAGCAATATGATCTTGTCCCATTAGATTCCCATGTGACTTTTGATTTGGATGAGCTTCTGAAGGCTTCAGCTTTTGTTCTGGGTAAGAGTGGAATAGGGATTATGTACAAAGTGGTGCTTGAAGATGGGCTAGCTTTGGCTGTGAGGAGGCTGGGGGAGGGAGGTTCTCAAAGGTTTAAAGAGTTTCAAACAGAGGTAGAAGCAATAGGGAAGTTAAGACATCCAAATATTGCAACTCTGAGAGCCTATTACTGGTCTGTTGATGAGAAGCTTCTCATATATGATTATATATCCAACGGAAGCCTTGATACAGCAATTCATG GGAAGGCTGGACTTCTCACATTTGCACCATTTTCTTGGTCCTATCGATTGAAGATCATGAAAGGAACAGCAAGAGGGTTGGTCTATCTGCATGAATTTAGCCCCAAAAAATATGTCCATGGAGACCTCAAGCCAAGTAACATACTTCTTGGACACGACATGGAACCCCACATTTCTGACTTTGGAGTTGGGCGCCTTGCAAACATTGCTGGTGGGTCTCCAACCTTGCAATCCAACCGAGTGGCTGCGGAGAAACAACATGGAAGACAAAAGAGCATCTCCACTGAAGTGACCACCAATGTGTTGGGGAACGGTTATATGGCTCCAGAAGCACTGAAAGTGGTGAAGCCATCACAGAAGTGGGATGTTTACTCATATGGTGTGATATTGTTGGAAATGATCACAGGAAAATCATCCATTGTCCAAGTGGGGAACTCAGAAATGGACCTTGTTCAGTGGATTCAGTTCTGCATTGAGGAAAAGAAGCCTCTCTTGGAGGTGTTGGATCCTTACTTGGCTGAAGATGCAGATAAGGAGGAGGAGATTATTGGAGTTTTGAAGATTGCAATGGCTTGTGTCCATAGCAGCCCCGAAAAGAGACCAACGATGAGGCACGTGCTTGATGCTTTGGATAGATTGACTATTTCCTCTGATTGA